From a single Bacillus pseudomycoides DSM 12442 genomic region:
- the speE gene encoding spermidine synthase, whose product MELWFTEKQTKHFGITARINRTLHTEQTEFQKLDMVETEEFGNMLILDGMVMTTEKDEFVYHEMVAHVPLFTHPNPENVLVVGGGDGGVIREVLKHPSVKKATLVEIDGKVIEYSKQYLPSIAGALDNERVEVKVGDGFLHIAESENEYDVIMVDSTEPVGPAVNLFTKGFYAGISKALKADGIFVAQTDNPWFTPELISTVFKDVKEIFPITRLYTANIPTYPSGMWTFTIGSKEYDPLEVSEERFHEIETKYYTKELHKAAFVLPKFVGDLIK is encoded by the coding sequence ATGGAACTATGGTTCACTGAAAAACAAACAAAACATTTTGGAATTACGGCGCGTATTAACCGCACATTACATACGGAGCAAACAGAATTTCAAAAGCTTGATATGGTTGAGACAGAAGAGTTCGGAAACATGCTTATTTTAGATGGCATGGTTATGACAACAGAGAAGGACGAGTTTGTGTATCACGAAATGGTGGCACACGTACCTTTATTTACACATCCAAACCCTGAGAACGTATTAGTTGTTGGCGGTGGTGATGGTGGTGTAATCCGTGAAGTATTAAAGCACCCAAGCGTAAAGAAAGCAACACTTGTTGAAATCGACGGTAAAGTAATCGAGTACTCTAAACAGTACTTACCATCAATTGCAGGTGCGTTAGATAACGAGCGTGTTGAAGTAAAAGTAGGAGACGGTTTCCTACACATCGCAGAAAGCGAAAATGAGTACGATGTAATTATGGTTGACTCTACAGAGCCAGTAGGCCCAGCAGTAAACTTATTTACAAAAGGATTCTACGCTGGAATTTCAAAAGCGTTAAAAGCAGATGGGATTTTCGTTGCTCAAACGGATAACCCTTGGTTTACACCAGAATTAATTTCAACTGTGTTTAAAGACGTAAAAGAAATCTTCCCAATTACACGTTTATACACAGCGAATATCCCAACATACCCAAGTGGAATGTGGACATTTACAATTGGATCTAAAGAATATGACCCATTAGAAGTAAGCGAAGAGCGTTTCCACGAAATCGAAACGAAATATTACACAAAAGAACTGCATAAAGCAGCATTCGTATTACCGAAGTTTGTTGGAGACTTAATTAAATAA
- a CDS encoding MFS transporter, translated as MESKQKLGRLITVLATFLAFSGIGVVDPILPIIAEKIGATHWQVEMLFTAYILTMAIMMLPAGLFAARFGDKRMMTIGLSIVTVFAFICGISQTIAQLSLFRAGWGLGNAMFFATAMTLLIALSKEVHEAVGLYEAAIGLGMAGGPLLGGLLGGHSWRYPFFATSLLILLAFILVFFFVKEPERKVQRKAAGVGELLNLIKYKPFMQGAISGMLYYYGFFVVLAYSPLIMHLSAIQLGFVFCGWGLALAYGSAILAHKLEGKYEPKALLRFSLLVFAILLIALFFVKVMWLQIVLIVLSGLASGLNNALYTSYVMDISPYERSITSGVYNFVRWLGGAIAPILSGIIGHAISPQSPFLVGGIVVLVGCVMILIPVREGSKLESETLS; from the coding sequence ATGGAGAGCAAACAAAAATTGGGAAGATTGATTACAGTGCTGGCTACTTTTCTTGCCTTTTCAGGCATCGGAGTAGTTGATCCTATATTGCCGATTATCGCTGAGAAGATAGGGGCAACGCATTGGCAAGTGGAGATGTTATTTACAGCTTATATTTTAACGATGGCAATTATGATGCTACCGGCTGGTTTATTCGCAGCACGGTTTGGTGATAAGAGAATGATGACAATTGGTTTATCAATTGTAACTGTATTTGCTTTTATATGTGGTATATCACAAACGATTGCCCAGTTATCTCTTTTCCGTGCTGGCTGGGGGCTAGGTAATGCGATGTTTTTCGCAACAGCGATGACATTATTAATTGCTCTTAGTAAAGAAGTACATGAAGCGGTTGGTTTATATGAAGCTGCGATTGGTTTAGGGATGGCCGGTGGACCATTATTAGGAGGACTACTAGGTGGACATTCTTGGCGTTACCCATTTTTTGCGACAAGTCTTTTAATTTTATTAGCATTTATTCTTGTTTTCTTTTTTGTAAAAGAGCCGGAGCGAAAAGTACAGCGAAAAGCAGCTGGAGTGGGGGAGTTACTTAACCTTATTAAGTATAAACCGTTTATGCAAGGTGCAATTTCAGGTATGTTATATTATTACGGATTTTTCGTTGTATTAGCATATTCACCACTTATTATGCATTTATCGGCAATTCAGTTAGGTTTCGTATTTTGCGGTTGGGGACTTGCTTTAGCATATGGATCTGCAATATTAGCGCATAAATTAGAAGGGAAATATGAACCGAAAGCATTGTTACGATTTAGCTTACTTGTATTTGCAATTCTGCTAATCGCATTATTTTTTGTTAAAGTTATGTGGTTACAAATTGTTCTTATCGTCTTATCTGGATTAGCATCGGGACTAAATAACGCTTTATATACAAGCTATGTCATGGATATTTCACCTTATGAAAGATCTATTACGTCCGGTGTATACAATTTCGTTCGTTGGCTTGGCGGGGCAATTGCACCAATTTTATCAGGAATTATCGGCCATGCGATTTCACCGCAAAGTCCATTTTTAGTTGGGGGAATTGTTGTATTAGTTGGTTGTGTTATGATTTTGATTCCTGTTCGAGAAGGTTCTAAATTAGAATCAGAAACCCTTTCTTAA
- a CDS encoding MerR family transcriptional regulator yields the protein MYKIDEVTKQVGLTKRTLRYYEEIGLIYPPERSEGNIRLYTDEDIVRIKKIVEAKEVLGITLQEMQHFLSLKERMEQRRNSDNPRDREVIQEIKDMLENQVQTLDTKMKQMERVKAELENSLGRARKFLEDTKGE from the coding sequence ATGTATAAGATTGATGAGGTAACGAAGCAAGTTGGATTAACAAAACGTACACTTCGTTATTATGAGGAAATTGGTTTAATTTATCCGCCGGAGCGTAGCGAAGGGAATATTCGTCTTTATACAGATGAAGATATTGTACGTATTAAAAAGATTGTAGAAGCGAAAGAAGTATTAGGAATCACACTTCAAGAAATGCAGCATTTCTTATCATTAAAAGAACGCATGGAACAAAGACGAAATAGTGACAATCCACGTGACCGTGAAGTGATTCAAGAAATTAAGGATATGCTTGAGAACCAAGTGCAAACGCTGGATACAAAAATGAAACAAATGGAGCGCGTGAAAGCAGAATTAGAGAATAGTTTAGGGCGTGCACGTAAATTCTTGGAGGACACAAAAGGAGAGTAA
- a CDS encoding glycerophosphodiester phosphodiesterase — MKKPLIFAHRGVKGTHPENTMIAFQEAERVGAHGIELDVHLSKDGEIVVIHDETVDRTTSGIGLVSEKTVVELQSLDAGSHKNPSFHEAKIPTLREVFIWLSTTNLQLNIELKTDVIHYPGIEEKVVDLVREYHLSNQIIFSSFNHDSVSLLAEIAPEIPRAILYDEPLSDPIAAAKKRKASGLHPNFQLLTKEFVQTAQQQGYVFRPYTINENKDLQTMIDYGVDVIITDWPMRAFELLS; from the coding sequence ATGAAAAAACCACTTATTTTTGCCCATCGCGGAGTTAAAGGAACACATCCGGAGAATACAATGATTGCTTTCCAAGAAGCAGAGCGTGTTGGTGCCCATGGCATTGAACTTGATGTTCACCTTTCGAAAGATGGTGAGATTGTTGTGATTCACGATGAAACTGTTGATCGCACAACAAGTGGAATTGGACTTGTTTCTGAAAAAACAGTAGTGGAATTACAGTCTCTTGATGCCGGTAGCCATAAAAACCCTTCTTTTCATGAAGCAAAGATTCCAACCTTACGCGAAGTATTCATTTGGCTCTCTACGACAAATTTACAACTTAATATTGAATTAAAAACAGACGTAATCCACTATCCAGGTATCGAAGAAAAGGTTGTCGACCTCGTTCGTGAATATCATCTTTCAAACCAAATTATATTCTCATCTTTTAACCATGATTCCGTTTCCCTACTCGCGGAAATTGCACCTGAAATTCCAAGAGCTATTTTATACGATGAACCACTCAGTGATCCAATTGCTGCAGCCAAGAAAAGGAAGGCGTCCGGATTACACCCAAATTTTCAGTTACTAACAAAAGAATTTGTGCAAACTGCACAGCAGCAAGGCTATGTTTTCCGTCCCTATACAATCAATGAAAATAAAGACTTACAAACAATGATCGATTACGGTGTAGATGTAATTATTACGGATTGGCCAATGCGCGCTTTTGAGCTTCTTTCTTAA
- a CDS encoding transglycosylase domain-containing protein has product MDQTVNPKLKKYKRLFFTALFSCILFFVFSFFIIIIVAKIMGPPPIAVPQTSTFYANDDTVIGQSNGMQKRYNVSLDQISPYVREATLSIEDQRFYDHHGFDIKRIAGAIIADIKAMAKVQGASTITQQYARNLYLDHDKTWKRKALEAIYTIRLEVNYSKNHILEGYLNTIYYGHGAYGIEAASRLYFNKSASDLTLAEASMLAGIPKGPSVYSPYLKEERAKTRQSIILDEMVEQGYITKGQSSSAKKEKLTFASLETKEVAEIAPYFQHAVHSSLLHDIGLDEQTLQRGGFHIYTTLDPKLQTIAEQSVKDTIPETTNIQTALVSMNPKTGEVAALIGGKDYKESQFNRAIQASRQPGSTFKPFLYYAALEKGFTPATRLKSEYTVFTLGDGVSKYKPKNYKDYYADDFVTMAQALAVSDNVYAVKTHLFLGEDSLAKTAKQFGIISSLKDVPSLALGTSPVKPIEMVGAYSMFANGGKQVKPTFIRRVVDHEGNILYDAHLESKQVLDKNNTFVMEEMMTGMFNKKLSGYASVTGQSLLPKLSRTYAGKSGSTETDSWMIGFTPQIVTGVWVGYDQPKSITNPAEQGYAKKIWADTMEKGLEGQPKKEFKQPSDIIAVNINPENGKIATKGCPVSVKMYFAKGTEPTEYCMDHIDDKEEFEKASKEKKKESWWKKYFPW; this is encoded by the coding sequence ATGGATCAAACTGTGAATCCAAAACTGAAAAAATATAAACGTCTTTTCTTCACCGCACTTTTTTCATGCATTCTTTTTTTCGTTTTTTCGTTTTTTATCATCATCATAGTAGCAAAGATTATGGGGCCGCCTCCCATCGCTGTCCCGCAAACGAGCACCTTTTATGCCAATGATGATACTGTAATAGGACAAAGCAACGGGATGCAAAAGCGCTATAACGTATCTCTCGACCAAATCTCTCCTTATGTGAGAGAAGCGACACTCTCTATTGAAGACCAACGATTCTATGATCACCATGGCTTCGATATAAAAAGAATTGCTGGTGCAATCATTGCAGATATAAAAGCAATGGCAAAGGTCCAAGGTGCTAGTACGATTACGCAGCAATATGCCCGCAATCTATATTTAGATCATGATAAAACTTGGAAACGAAAAGCGTTAGAAGCAATATATACCATTCGTCTTGAGGTTAATTACAGCAAGAATCATATTTTAGAAGGATATTTAAATACGATTTATTACGGACACGGCGCTTATGGTATTGAAGCCGCTTCCCGTCTTTACTTTAATAAATCTGCTAGTGACTTGACATTAGCAGAGGCTAGTATGTTAGCTGGTATCCCAAAAGGCCCTAGCGTATATTCTCCCTATTTAAAGGAGGAACGAGCAAAAACAAGACAATCAATCATTTTAGATGAAATGGTAGAGCAGGGCTATATTACGAAAGGGCAATCTTCCTCTGCCAAAAAGGAAAAGCTTACATTTGCTTCATTAGAAACAAAAGAAGTCGCAGAAATAGCACCTTATTTCCAACACGCTGTACACTCCTCTCTCCTGCATGATATTGGACTCGATGAGCAAACATTACAGCGCGGTGGATTCCATATTTACACAACACTAGACCCAAAACTACAAACAATAGCCGAGCAATCTGTAAAAGATACGATTCCAGAAACAACTAATATACAAACGGCTCTTGTCTCAATGAATCCGAAAACAGGAGAAGTAGCAGCTCTTATTGGTGGAAAAGATTATAAAGAAAGTCAATTTAACCGAGCGATTCAGGCATCTCGCCAACCAGGATCCACCTTTAAACCTTTTTTATATTATGCTGCACTCGAAAAAGGATTTACACCAGCGACTCGCTTAAAAAGCGAATATACAGTATTTACATTAGGAGACGGTGTTTCTAAATATAAACCGAAAAATTATAAAGACTACTATGCCGATGATTTTGTGACGATGGCGCAAGCCCTTGCTGTATCAGATAACGTATATGCCGTGAAAACACATTTATTTTTAGGAGAGGACTCTTTAGCAAAAACCGCTAAGCAATTTGGGATTATAAGTTCATTAAAAGATGTACCATCCCTTGCCCTTGGTACGTCTCCTGTAAAACCAATTGAAATGGTAGGTGCGTACAGTATGTTTGCCAATGGGGGAAAACAAGTAAAACCAACCTTTATTCGCCGCGTTGTCGATCATGAAGGGAATATTTTATATGATGCACATTTAGAAAGTAAACAAGTGCTCGATAAAAATAATACGTTTGTAATGGAAGAAATGATGACAGGAATGTTCAATAAAAAACTAAGTGGGTATGCTTCTGTTACAGGACAATCCCTGCTTCCAAAACTATCACGTACGTATGCAGGAAAATCTGGTTCCACAGAAACAGATAGCTGGATGATCGGCTTCACTCCGCAAATAGTAACAGGTGTATGGGTCGGATACGATCAGCCAAAATCCATCACAAACCCAGCAGAACAAGGCTACGCAAAAAAAATATGGGCCGATACGATGGAAAAAGGACTAGAGGGTCAGCCTAAAAAGGAATTCAAGCAACCAAGTGATATTATTGCTGTAAATATCAATCCTGAAAATGGAAAAATCGCAACGAAAGGCTGTCCAGTTTCCGTGAAAATGTATTTTGCAAAAGGAACAGAACCGACTGAATACTGCATGGATCATATTGATGATAAAGAAGAATTCGAGAAGGCTAGCAAAGAGAAGAAAAAAGAGAGCTGGTGGAAAAAATACTTTCCATGGTAA
- a CDS encoding YwhD family protein, which produces MTEKKKKIGFNIVKNDSTDGHGGFGVGALSLENISPVFVDVLEQTAFVDIGAMHARSTVEKGIKFLTNKDEVPNGKPYWLVWVTIERTAKGAYYAGVTACEMTVDREIRRGYKSLPEHVNKMDKSLKRYIMVDHMDEPSKKVLGTFLKEHNEAIWNESSEELRHALLGE; this is translated from the coding sequence ATGACAGAGAAAAAGAAAAAAATCGGTTTTAATATTGTGAAGAATGATTCAACAGATGGGCATGGTGGCTTTGGTGTTGGGGCGTTAAGTTTAGAAAATATTTCACCTGTTTTTGTAGATGTATTAGAGCAAACTGCATTTGTTGATATTGGTGCGATGCATGCGCGTAGTACTGTGGAAAAAGGGATTAAGTTTTTAACAAATAAAGATGAAGTTCCAAATGGAAAACCGTATTGGCTTGTGTGGGTAACAATTGAGAGAACGGCAAAAGGTGCTTACTATGCAGGTGTAACAGCTTGTGAGATGACAGTTGATCGTGAAATTCGCCGTGGTTATAAATCACTTCCAGAGCATGTAAACAAGATGGATAAATCATTAAAACGTTACATCATGGTTGACCATATGGATGAACCATCTAAGAAGGTGCTTGGTACATTCTTAAAAGAGCATAATGAAGCAATTTGGAACGAGTCTAGTGAAGAATTGCGTCATGCATTATTAGGAGAATAA
- a CDS encoding site-2 protease family protein: MDQLFRYPLHQIPLVAMAIIIALSMHEFAHAYVAYKFGDDTAKRQGRLTLSPMSHLDPIGMIAVLILGFGWARPVPVNPYNFKRPRLAGVLVSIAGPISNLILSAIGLIIWYSLLRFGVLDAIPFAVADTLGQFFQIFIVLNIVLFVFNLLPIPPLDGYRVIEDLAPANVRAKMTQYEKYGAIALLILVITPLDRYTIQPIFSVVIPHVLGFLQSIIAPIFGLM; the protein is encoded by the coding sequence ATGGATCAGTTATTTAGATATCCACTGCACCAAATTCCACTGGTAGCAATGGCTATTATTATCGCGTTGTCTATGCATGAATTTGCACATGCATATGTTGCATATAAGTTTGGTGATGATACAGCGAAAAGGCAGGGGCGTTTAACTTTATCACCAATGTCTCATTTAGACCCGATCGGAATGATTGCAGTATTAATTCTTGGGTTCGGTTGGGCACGTCCGGTACCTGTTAACCCTTATAACTTTAAAAGACCACGTCTTGCTGGTGTACTAGTTTCTATTGCAGGACCGATTAGTAACCTAATCTTAAGTGCTATCGGTTTAATCATTTGGTACAGTTTGTTAAGGTTTGGAGTACTAGATGCCATCCCATTTGCGGTGGCGGATACATTAGGTCAATTCTTCCAAATTTTTATTGTTCTTAATATCGTTTTATTTGTTTTTAACTTATTACCGATTCCACCGCTGGATGGATATCGTGTAATTGAAGACTTAGCACCGGCAAATGTTCGTGCGAAAATGACGCAATATGAGAAATATGGAGCAATTGCTTTATTGATTCTTGTTATTACACCGCTTGACCGTTATACAATTCAACCAATTTTCAGTGTAGTAATCCCGCACGTACTAGGATTTTTACAAAGTATTATTGCACCTATATTTGGGCTAATGTAA
- a CDS encoding 2-hydroxymuconate tautomerase, with protein sequence MPYVTVKMLEGRTEEQKKALAEKVTTAVSETTGAPEENIVVFIEEMSKNHYAVGGKRLSDK encoded by the coding sequence ATGCCATACGTAACAGTGAAAATGCTAGAAGGACGCACAGAAGAACAAAAGAAAGCTCTTGCTGAGAAAGTAACAACAGCAGTAAGCGAAACAACTGGTGCTCCAGAAGAAAACATCGTTGTTTTCATCGAAGAAATGTCTAAAAATCATTATGCAGTTGGCGGAAAACGCTTAAGCGACAAATAA